A window from Gammaproteobacteria bacterium encodes these proteins:
- a CDS encoding regulator produces the protein MNFKTLGIVVAVAAVVGGLAYNAGSSQSTPAPIVMPASQQSNPAPVMPVAANASAMPAAAQPRLPTAHNAYDRFTHFNVGQRNVKSIFVDGNIAWVGTSGGVIEYDMTTGSHISHNVNSEALLSNGVFHVSKINGKIAAGTYGGGLSLYDTQKGSWKNYNIPEGLGDQFVYDAMTTANGDVWVATWSGATLIRGGELDNPDAWVTHTVNNTNNGLANDWVYGLQEGKNGDVWLATEGGLTLFRDGKWSSWNHDDGLGAKYDEVKDDIKFTNDPGDASKHHARQKVEQGLEEVDIAFNPNYIISLVIDDDGNVWCGTWGAGLSMFDGENWKTYTQSDGLPANHIFMLHKDKFGDIWAGTSKGLAKFKGDGKGFDVKTKLDGLFSDNVFSMAEADNGSVWLGSFGGVALFREFDY, from the coding sequence ATGAACTTTAAGACACTGGGGATTGTTGTTGCTGTCGCGGCAGTGGTGGGTGGTCTGGCATACAATGCCGGAAGCAGTCAATCCACACCTGCACCGATCGTTATGCCCGCTTCTCAACAGAGTAATCCTGCGCCTGTTATGCCAGTGGCCGCAAATGCCTCAGCAATGCCTGCCGCAGCTCAGCCTAGGCTGCCTACGGCTCATAATGCTTATGATCGCTTTACCCACTTTAATGTTGGTCAGCGCAATGTCAAGAGTATCTTTGTTGATGGAAATATTGCCTGGGTGGGAACATCGGGGGGTGTCATCGAGTATGACATGACAACGGGTAGTCACATTTCACACAACGTAAATAGTGAAGCGCTGCTCTCTAATGGTGTTTTCCATGTCAGTAAAATTAATGGAAAAATTGCTGCGGGTACTTATGGCGGCGGGTTGAGCCTCTATGACACTCAAAAAGGTAGCTGGAAAAACTATAACATTCCGGAAGGGCTGGGTGATCAGTTTGTCTATGATGCAATGACCACTGCAAATGGTGATGTCTGGGTGGCAACTTGGTCAGGTGCTACTTTGATTCGTGGTGGTGAGCTTGATAACCCGGATGCTTGGGTAACCCATACCGTGAATAACACAAATAATGGGCTGGCCAATGATTGGGTTTATGGGCTTCAAGAGGGTAAAAATGGTGATGTCTGGTTGGCCACAGAGGGTGGTTTGACTCTTTTCCGTGACGGTAAGTGGAGCTCATGGAATCATGACGATGGCTTGGGTGCCAAGTATGATGAGGTGAAGGATGATATTAAATTTACCAATGACCCGGGTGATGCCAGTAAGCACCATGCACGTCAAAAAGTAGAGCAGGGGCTGGAAGAGGTTGATATTGCATTTAACCCCAATTACATCATCTCTCTGGTTATCGATGATGACGGCAATGTCTGGTGTGGTACTTGGGGCGCGGGTCTATCGATGTTTGATGGTGAAAACTGGAAGACTTATACTCAGTCTGATGGCCTACCTGCTAATCATATCTTTATGCTGCACAAAGATAAGTTTGGCGACATCTGGGCGGGTACAAGTAAAGGCCTTGCCAAGTTCAAGGGAGATGGAAAAGGTTTTGATGTTAAAACCAAGCTGGATGGCCTCTTTAGTGATAATGTATTCTCAATGGCTGAAGCGGATAACGGTTCGGTATGGCTAGGTAGCTTTGGCGGCGTAGCACTTTTCCGTGAGTTTGATTACTGA
- a CDS encoding regulator, producing the protein MNHRLIVAVAAAVALLSGCSDADKTAPTSTPTAAEVAAQAPYRIQESFQVGEGVYVRSVAEDTTTNSLWIGTSVGVLQIDLQTNDMKATYTREDGLANEYVFAIYTDSKGYKWFGTDGGGMSRYRDGEWKTYFPMHGLADYWVYSFAEQKDGTIWVGTWAGLNRIDGETEVFSTYLEELVNEWVYGLDIDEQDRVWIGTEGGVNMYDGVTWHVWTHNEGLGASNGTSLPVSDNTGLGTRSRHDLSITTNGVETFNPNYVFDIEVAQDGAVWAGTWGGGVARYDGTSWTNYTTNEGLAGNIVYSIAEGADGMLWFGTNRGLSGFDGSRWFTYNSSNGLLDNNVYDITVTQDNRVWVGTRNGVAILAR; encoded by the coding sequence ATGAACCATCGTCTGATAGTGGCAGTCGCAGCGGCAGTCGCTCTTTTAAGTGGCTGTAGTGACGCAGATAAAACGGCGCCCACTTCCACACCAACAGCGGCAGAGGTCGCGGCGCAAGCGCCCTATAGAATTCAAGAGAGCTTTCAGGTTGGTGAGGGTGTCTATGTGCGCTCTGTTGCCGAAGATACCACCACCAATTCGCTCTGGATCGGGACTTCGGTGGGTGTGCTGCAGATCGACCTTCAAACCAATGACATGAAGGCAACCTATACCCGTGAAGATGGCCTGGCCAATGAGTATGTCTTCGCTATCTACACAGACAGCAAAGGATACAAGTGGTTCGGCACCGATGGGGGGGGGATGTCACGTTATCGTGATGGCGAGTGGAAAACCTACTTCCCGATGCATGGACTGGCAGATTATTGGGTCTACTCTTTTGCAGAACAAAAAGATGGGACTATCTGGGTAGGAACTTGGGCTGGGCTTAATCGTATTGATGGCGAAACCGAAGTTTTCAGTACCTACCTTGAAGAGCTGGTTAATGAGTGGGTTTATGGTCTGGATATAGATGAGCAGGATCGTGTCTGGATTGGTACCGAGGGCGGTGTCAACATGTACGACGGCGTAACGTGGCACGTCTGGACTCATAATGAGGGGCTAGGGGCTTCAAATGGAACCTCCCTTCCTGTGAGTGATAATACTGGCTTGGGCACGCGTAGCCGACATGACTTGAGTATCACTACAAATGGTGTTGAGACCTTTAATCCCAATTATGTTTTTGATATTGAGGTGGCGCAAGATGGTGCTGTCTGGGCAGGAACATGGGGTGGTGGTGTCGCCCGCTACGATGGTACAAGCTGGACAAATTACACCACCAACGAAGGCTTGGCCGGGAATATTGTCTACAGCATTGCCGAAGGCGCTGATGGCATGCTCTGGTTTGGTACTAATCGTGGTCTGAGTGGCTTCGATGGTAGCCGCTGGTTTACTTACAACAGCAGTAATGGCTTACTGGACAATAATGTTTACGATATTACAGTGACGCAAGATAACAGGGTTTGGGTTGGCACACGAAATGGTGTAGCAATACTTGCGCGATGA
- the ccmI gene encoding c-type cytochrome biogenesis protein CcmI yields MMFFWVIVVLLIIAALLFVIPPLFQETVGDVEADQSKRDELSIAVFKDQITELERDLSNGTLSQEQFELAKQDTERELLESTQAEKEMQSSGDKIANAMAAKASAWVIIIALPILTIAFYNSFGGGPEAFDPSLIQAQVDAEGHQGSNVEEMIATLTQRLEANPDDAEGWAMLGRSYYFVQQYGASAQSYANAISKQQVESPDLYADYADAQALANDRSLQGKPMEAVIRAIQLDPNHTKSLWLAGTGAYQAKDWAEAKRYWEQLLGLMPQGSENAQMIEANLSEIYQLLGQAAPEQSGTQAAVSAVVRGTVELDPAISAQVSPDDVVFIFARAANGPKMPLAILRKQVSDLPMSFTLDDSMAMTPEMKLSSFSELVIGARVSKSGTAMPGPGDVEGLSGVIRLSDGNEVNLIINNIIE; encoded by the coding sequence ATGATGTTTTTCTGGGTTATTGTCGTATTGCTTATTATTGCAGCACTTCTGTTTGTTATTCCGCCGCTCTTTCAAGAGACCGTTGGGGATGTTGAGGCGGACCAAAGCAAACGTGATGAGCTGAGCATTGCCGTGTTTAAAGATCAGATCACTGAGCTTGAGCGTGACCTGAGCAACGGTACACTCAGCCAAGAACAGTTCGAGCTTGCGAAGCAAGATACCGAACGTGAACTGCTTGAATCAACCCAGGCTGAGAAAGAGATGCAGAGCAGTGGTGATAAAATTGCCAATGCGATGGCGGCAAAGGCTTCTGCATGGGTCATTATCATTGCACTACCTATTCTGACAATCGCCTTCTATAACTCGTTTGGTGGTGGTCCTGAGGCTTTTGATCCATCACTGATTCAGGCGCAGGTTGACGCTGAAGGCCATCAAGGCAGTAATGTTGAGGAGATGATTGCCACGCTTACTCAGCGGCTAGAGGCGAATCCGGATGATGCTGAAGGTTGGGCTATGCTAGGGCGTTCTTACTATTTTGTTCAACAATATGGTGCTTCTGCACAATCGTATGCAAACGCAATTTCCAAGCAGCAAGTTGAGAGTCCAGACCTCTACGCTGATTATGCCGATGCGCAGGCACTTGCCAACGACCGCAGCCTTCAAGGTAAGCCAATGGAGGCGGTGATACGTGCGATACAGCTTGATCCAAATCACACCAAGTCACTCTGGTTGGCCGGTACCGGTGCTTATCAAGCAAAAGATTGGGCAGAGGCAAAACGCTATTGGGAGCAACTACTTGGCCTGATGCCTCAAGGGAGTGAGAATGCACAGATGATTGAGGCTAATCTGAGTGAAATATATCAACTTCTCGGCCAAGCCGCGCCAGAACAGAGCGGCACCCAAGCGGCTGTAAGCGCAGTGGTGCGTGGCACGGTAGAGCTGGATCCGGCTATCAGTGCACAGGTATCACCTGATGATGTGGTGTTTATTTTTGCTCGCGCTGCTAATGGCCCCAAAATGCCTTTGGCGATACTTCGTAAGCAAGTAAGTGACTTGCCGATGTCATTTACACTGGATGACTCGATGGCGATGACTCCAGAAATGAAGCTATCCAGCTTCTCTGAGTTGGTGATTGGCGCCCGGGTGAGTAAATCCGGAACCGCGATGCCGGGTCCTGGTGATGTTGAAGGGCTGAGTGGTGTTATCCGGTTATCTGATGGTAATGAGGTAAATCTGATTATTAACAATATTATTGAGTAA
- a CDS encoding cytochrome c-type biogenesis protein CcmH — protein MSRVQCTVALLLVLVSTSVMAMEAKPMAKDTVLEEKVMEISFELRCLVCQNQTIADSDAELAVDLRNQVREMLVAGKTEEEIVDYMVVRYGDFILYRPPVQPTTYVLWFGPFILFAVGLGVLVMNIRARRRNSVEAAEEQLSSDELARVKSLLKQSSGDESK, from the coding sequence ATGAGTCGAGTTCAGTGCACAGTTGCGCTGCTGTTGGTGTTGGTAAGCACTTCAGTGATGGCTATGGAAGCGAAGCCGATGGCCAAAGATACCGTTCTTGAAGAAAAAGTAATGGAGATCTCTTTTGAGCTGCGCTGCCTGGTTTGTCAAAATCAGACCATTGCCGACTCTGATGCCGAGTTGGCGGTGGATCTGCGAAATCAGGTGAGAGAGATGCTCGTTGCAGGTAAAACGGAAGAGGAAATTGTCGATTATATGGTTGTGCGTTACGGTGATTTTATTCTTTATCGTCCACCTGTTCAGCCCACAACTTATGTTCTTTGGTTTGGCCCTTTTATTCTCTTTGCGGTAGGGTTGGGGGTTTTGGTCATGAATATTAGAGCACGTCGTAGAAATAGTGTTGAGGCTGCTGAAGAGCAGCTCTCATCAGATGAGCTCGCACGAGTGAAATCGCTGTTAAAGCAGTCGTCAGGAGATGAAAGTAAATGA
- a CDS encoding DsbE family thiol:disulfide interchange protein encodes MVKYIIPLVLFLVLAGFLFAGLSLKPREVPSPFIGKAAPDFNLPQLLQPEKSISRDDMLGKVYLLNVWASWCVTCKYEHPLLMELKNSRLVDVYGLNYKDKREDARLVLRRTGDPYVVNAYDEEGRVGIDYGVTGTPETFLIDKNGTVVHKVIGSLTPDILRNCILPLVEQLKMADRQNQVSREAVEACV; translated from the coding sequence ATGGTTAAATATATTATCCCATTGGTTCTGTTTTTAGTGCTGGCAGGCTTTCTGTTTGCGGGGTTAAGCCTTAAGCCACGGGAAGTGCCCTCGCCATTCATTGGCAAAGCAGCGCCAGACTTTAACCTGCCCCAGCTGTTGCAGCCCGAAAAGAGCATTAGCCGCGATGATATGCTGGGCAAGGTCTACCTGTTGAATGTGTGGGCCTCGTGGTGCGTGACCTGTAAATATGAGCACCCGTTGTTAATGGAGCTTAAAAACTCAAGGTTGGTGGACGTTTATGGCCTTAATTATAAAGACAAGCGTGAAGATGCACGCTTGGTTTTACGCCGTACCGGTGACCCCTATGTTGTGAATGCATATGATGAAGAGGGTCGTGTTGGCATCGATTATGGCGTGACGGGTACGCCTGAAACATTTTTGATTGATAAAAATGGCACGGTGGTTCACAAGGTAATCGGGTCTTTAACTCCCGATATTCTTCGTAACTGTATTCTTCCTCTGGTCGAGCAGCTTAAAATGGCTGATCGACAAAATCAGGTTTCGCGGGAGGCGGTTGAGGCATGCGTTTAA
- a CDS encoding heme lyase CcmF/NrfE family subunit, translated as MIPEIGHFSLILALCMAVVLGTLPIIGAAKGIHPWMALARPVATGLFVFTAISYVCLTYAFVTDDFSVLYVAGHSNSYLPIQYKIAGVWGGHEGSMLFWVTSLTLWIVGVAVFSKNLPLDMVARVLGVMGVITVGFILFMLLTSDPFDRLFPAPLDGRDLNPLLQDPGLVIHPPMLYLGYVGFAVAFAFAIAALLSGRLDSTWARWSRPWTILAWVFLTIGIALGSWWAYYELGWGGWWFWDPVENASFMPWLVGTALLHSLIVTEKRGSFKNWTVLLAIFAFSLSLLGAFLVRSGVLTSVHAFATDPERGGFILMFLLVTIGVSLALYAWRAPKVGLGGRFQLFSRESLLLTNNVLLIVAMAAVLLGTLYPLLLDSMGMGKISVGPPYFNAVFVPLMLPLLFLMGIGPLARWKGASVPDLWLRLRWAFIASIVIGLLLPFTMGEWHAMTSVTLILAVWITASMIRQFYDRLTAASSKGSIFARLKRIPRNFYGMQLAHFGIAVLIVGITMVETYEQEKDMRMEVGQTVEMDGYVFRFDGVAMVTGPNYDSNMGTIQVLKDGKDYVVLHPEKRTYRIQTMPMTEAGIDSGIFRDLYVSLGEPVGNGAWSVRVYYKPFVNWIWAGCFIMALGGLVAVSDKRYRVRAKKKLLVSDDKKPAAAEGSV; from the coding sequence ATGATCCCAGAGATTGGTCACTTTTCGTTAATCCTGGCGCTCTGTATGGCGGTGGTGCTAGGTACCCTGCCGATAATTGGCGCGGCCAAGGGCATTCACCCTTGGATGGCGCTGGCCCGCCCGGTGGCGACCGGATTGTTTGTTTTCACGGCAATTTCATATGTCTGTTTGACTTATGCCTTCGTAACAGATGATTTCTCTGTTTTATACGTGGCAGGGCACTCTAATAGTTACCTCCCCATACAATATAAAATTGCCGGTGTCTGGGGTGGGCATGAGGGGTCAATGCTCTTCTGGGTGACATCGCTCACACTCTGGATAGTCGGTGTTGCGGTCTTTAGCAAGAACCTGCCGCTGGACATGGTCGCCCGTGTATTGGGTGTTATGGGTGTTATCACGGTGGGCTTCATACTCTTTATGCTGTTGACATCCGATCCTTTTGATCGCCTGTTCCCCGCACCACTCGATGGTCGCGACCTTAATCCACTGCTGCAGGATCCCGGCTTGGTGATTCACCCACCCATGCTCTATTTAGGGTATGTCGGTTTTGCGGTTGCCTTTGCTTTTGCCATTGCGGCACTGCTGAGTGGTCGTCTTGATTCCACGTGGGCTCGCTGGTCGCGCCCATGGACAATACTCGCCTGGGTCTTCCTGACGATTGGTATCGCACTGGGTTCTTGGTGGGCATATTATGAACTTGGCTGGGGCGGTTGGTGGTTCTGGGATCCAGTCGAAAACGCATCGTTCATGCCATGGCTGGTGGGTACTGCGTTGCTTCATTCGCTTATCGTTACCGAAAAGCGAGGTAGCTTTAAAAACTGGACGGTACTGCTAGCGATTTTTGCATTTTCGTTAAGTCTATTGGGTGCTTTCTTGGTACGCTCAGGGGTTCTGACCTCGGTACACGCCTTTGCAACAGACCCTGAACGTGGTGGTTTCATTCTGATGTTCTTGCTGGTTACCATTGGTGTTTCGTTGGCGCTTTACGCATGGCGTGCGCCAAAAGTCGGCCTTGGCGGGCGTTTTCAGCTCTTTTCCCGCGAGTCACTGCTACTGACTAACAATGTGCTGCTGATAGTGGCAATGGCAGCGGTACTGCTGGGAACACTCTATCCCTTGCTGTTGGATTCAATGGGGATGGGTAAGATTTCGGTTGGACCCCCTTACTTCAATGCGGTATTTGTGCCGTTGATGTTGCCACTGCTGTTTTTGATGGGTATTGGGCCATTGGCGCGCTGGAAAGGAGCCTCAGTACCTGACCTCTGGTTGCGTCTGCGCTGGGCCTTTATCGCGTCGATCGTCATTGGTCTGTTACTGCCCTTTACCATGGGCGAGTGGCACGCGATGACCAGCGTTACCTTAATTCTTGCGGTGTGGATTACAGCGTCAATGATACGCCAGTTCTATGACCGCCTGACTGCTGCAAGTAGTAAAGGCTCAATATTTGCGCGACTAAAGAGAATTCCACGTAATTTTTATGGTATGCAACTGGCGCATTTCGGTATTGCCGTGCTTATTGTCGGTATTACGATGGTTGAGACCTATGAGCAAGAGAAAGATATGCGTATGGAAGTTGGTCAGACTGTAGAGATGGATGGATACGTCTTCCGCTTTGACGGCGTTGCCATGGTGACAGGGCCAAATTATGACTCAAATATGGGCACTATTCAGGTGCTTAAAGATGGTAAGGATTATGTTGTCCTGCATCCGGAAAAACGCACCTATCGCATTCAAACCATGCCGATGACCGAAGCGGGTATCGACAGCGGGATATTCCGGGATCTCTATGTTTCCCTTGGGGAGCCGGTGGGTAATGGTGCATGGAGTGTGCGTGTTTACTACAAGCCATTTGTTAACTGGATCTGGGCGGGGTGCTTCATTATGGCGCTGGGTGGTCTAGTGGCGGTCTCTGATAAGCGCTACCGAGTTCGGGCTAAGAAAAAATTGTTGGTCAGTGATGACAAAAAGCCAGCGGCGGCTGAAGGGAGTGTCTGA
- the ccmE gene encoding cytochrome c maturation protein CcmE, whose translation MKPRNKRLLVVLVGLLGIATVATLVMNAFNSNMVFFYSPTQVLNNEAPRDHTFRLGGIVEEGSLARANDGLTVTFNVTDGLEIVPVKYVGILPDLFREGQGIVAQGKWGSDSVFTAKEVLAKHDENYMPPEVAEALEAAEKEKAARETKAAAQENEPSTDTPVEGISK comes from the coding sequence ATGAAGCCAAGAAATAAACGTTTACTTGTTGTGCTAGTCGGTTTACTGGGCATTGCCACAGTGGCCACACTGGTTATGAATGCTTTCAACTCCAATATGGTGTTTTTCTACAGCCCCACTCAGGTGTTGAATAACGAAGCACCGAGAGATCATACCTTTCGCCTGGGGGGGATTGTTGAAGAGGGATCACTGGCGCGTGCAAATGATGGCCTGACGGTAACCTTTAATGTGACCGACGGCTTGGAGATTGTGCCCGTTAAATATGTTGGCATATTGCCAGATCTCTTTAGAGAAGGGCAGGGTATTGTTGCTCAGGGCAAGTGGGGCAGTGATTCAGTATTCACTGCAAAAGAGGTGCTTGCCAAGCATGATGAAAACTATATGCCGCCTGAAGTAGCCGAAGCCCTTGAAGCGGCTGAGAAGGAAAAAGCGGCGAGAGAAACCAAAGCAGCTGCACAAGAGAATGAACCATCAACTGATACCCCTGTTGAAGGCATCAGCAAATAA
- the ccmD gene encoding heme exporter protein CcmD — protein MNWDNPSQFFAMGGHGLYVWASYGVLLLFILVEMFTVKKHRKDITRRLKRLIQARAKMVEKE, from the coding sequence ATGAACTGGGATAATCCGTCACAATTCTTCGCAATGGGAGGCCATGGCCTCTATGTATGGGCATCGTATGGTGTGTTGCTGCTGTTTATTTTGGTGGAGATGTTTACTGTCAAAAAACACCGTAAAGATATAACGCGACGTCTGAAACGATTAATACAAGCTCGAGCTAAAATGGTAGAAAAAGAATGA
- a CDS encoding heme ABC transporter permease, whose protein sequence is MAAEQSEKKPTSWLKFSSPRNFYPLAGKMIPWFMGLAVVLVLAGLYMTFFVVPPDYQQGNSYRIMYIHVPAAWMSMLIYLLMAFYAGLYFVLNVKLADMMAGSLAITGAIFTFIALWTGAMWGKPTWGTWWVWDARLTSELLLLFLYLGYISLRAAIDDPNRAAKASGLLALVGVVNVPIIYFSVQWWNTLHQGASITTNKTSMATEMFITLMIMVFAFWMYTIAVVLMRVRNEIIERERDTNWLVEELGKEK, encoded by the coding sequence ATGGCCGCCGAACAGAGTGAAAAAAAACCGACTAGCTGGTTAAAATTCTCCTCACCACGTAACTTTTACCCGCTGGCGGGAAAAATGATACCTTGGTTTATGGGGCTTGCTGTTGTGTTAGTGCTTGCCGGGCTCTACATGACTTTTTTTGTGGTGCCACCAGATTACCAGCAAGGCAATAGTTATCGAATTATGTATATCCATGTGCCCGCAGCGTGGATGTCGATGCTTATCTATCTGTTGATGGCTTTCTATGCCGGACTTTATTTTGTTTTGAATGTGAAACTAGCCGATATGATGGCAGGCTCTTTGGCAATTACCGGTGCTATTTTTACTTTTATTGCACTCTGGACCGGAGCCATGTGGGGTAAGCCAACCTGGGGTACTTGGTGGGTGTGGGATGCGCGACTTACCTCTGAGCTTCTGTTGTTATTTCTGTATTTAGGCTACATCTCGCTGCGCGCCGCAATCGATGATCCCAATCGTGCCGCTAAGGCGAGTGGGCTGCTGGCGCTGGTTGGCGTGGTGAATGTGCCGATTATCTATTTCTCTGTGCAGTGGTGGAATACGCTTCACCAAGGTGCCTCAATCACCACAAACAAGACCAGTATGGCAACCGAGATGTTTATTACGCTCATGATTATGGTGTTTGCTTTCTGGATGTATACCATTGCGGTTGTGTTGATGCGTGTAAGAAATGAGATCATTGAACGTGAACGAGATACCAATTGGTTGGTCGAAGAGCTGGGTAAAGAGAAATGA
- the ccmB gene encoding heme exporter protein CcmB: MFSVINLMVRRDILLAMRRPQDVMTSLFFFIIVVSLFPLGVSPEMEILRTIGPGVIWVAALLATMLSLGRLFSADYQDGTLEQMILSPQPLALMVLSKAVAHWLLTGVPLVMLTPLLGLLLGLGGEEIKVLTLTLLLGTPVLILIGSIGAALTLGVRGGGVLLSLLILPLFVPVLIFGTGAVSSMNAGMGVEAHFSLLGAFLILSLLLTPWASAAALKISME; encoded by the coding sequence ATGTTTTCGGTTATTAATTTGATGGTTCGCCGAGATATATTGCTGGCCATGCGTCGACCACAGGATGTGATGACCTCGTTGTTCTTTTTTATTATTGTGGTCTCACTGTTTCCTCTCGGGGTAAGTCCCGAAATGGAGATATTGCGCACGATAGGACCCGGTGTCATATGGGTTGCCGCGTTATTAGCAACCATGCTTTCGCTAGGGCGGCTGTTTTCAGCAGACTACCAGGATGGCACCCTTGAACAGATGATTCTGTCGCCGCAGCCGCTCGCCTTGATGGTACTGAGTAAGGCCGTTGCGCATTGGTTGCTGACCGGAGTTCCTCTGGTTATGTTGACACCACTGCTGGGGCTTTTGTTAGGTTTGGGTGGTGAGGAAATTAAAGTTTTAACCTTGACACTACTGCTGGGCACCCCGGTTTTGATCTTGATTGGCTCAATTGGGGCAGCCCTTACCCTGGGTGTAAGAGGTGGGGGTGTACTGCTCTCACTGTTGATTTTACCGCTTTTTGTGCCGGTATTGATTTTTGGTACCGGCGCAGTTTCATCTATGAATGCTGGGATGGGTGTGGAAGCGCACTTCTCACTGCTGGGTGCTTTTCTGATATTGTCGCTGTTACTGACCCCTTGGGCGTCTGCAGCGGCGCTGAAGATTTCAATGGAGTAA
- the ccmA gene encoding cytochrome c biogenesis heme-transporting ATPase CcmA — MLQILDLECVRGDLLLFTGLNFALESGELLHVKGANGSGKTTLLRTVCGLSHPESGEVIWQGEAIRKQGERYRDELTYIGHLNGVKDELTVLENLRIATMLSGEHHSEDQLIDALVKIGLGERIDLPAKALSQGQRRRVSLARLLLSESKLWVLDEPYTALDVSVIATLQQVIAQHLQGGGVVLLTTHQDVDIEGVVKQLTLSA; from the coding sequence ATGTTGCAAATTCTTGATCTTGAATGTGTAAGAGGTGATCTCCTGTTATTTACAGGGCTTAACTTTGCACTTGAGTCGGGTGAGTTGCTGCATGTGAAAGGTGCTAACGGTAGCGGTAAAACTACACTACTGCGAACGGTTTGCGGCCTTTCACATCCGGAGTCCGGCGAGGTTATCTGGCAAGGTGAGGCTATTCGAAAGCAGGGAGAGCGCTACCGAGATGAGCTGACCTACATAGGTCACCTTAACGGGGTTAAGGATGAGTTGACTGTGCTAGAAAATCTGCGCATCGCGACCATGCTTTCAGGTGAGCATCACAGCGAGGATCAGTTGATCGATGCCTTGGTAAAGATAGGGCTGGGAGAGCGTATCGATCTGCCTGCTAAGGCGCTTTCACAAGGCCAGCGAAGAAGGGTTTCTCTAGCGCGTCTGTTGCTCTCAGAAAGCAAATTATGGGTTCTGGATGAGCCTTATACAGCGCTGGATGTTTCGGTTATTGCAACCTTGCAACAGGTGATTGCCCAACACTTGCAGGGCGGTGGAGTGGTGCTGCTCACTACGCATCAGGATGTGGATATTGAGGGCGTGGTTAAACAACTGACGCTGTCAGCGTGA
- a CDS encoding TlpA family protein disulfide reductase yields MKSDHSKLPLWVLIALIVGMLLLFFWPEKEPENSDHLLGQTINDLPLMDLQGGAVSYSPVEGKVTVLNLWATWCPPCREEMPSLQRLADDLPDDQYQLVGIAMDHDDHLVREFLAERNVVFSNLLDATEDVITQTLSVQGLPSTLIINEQGRVIAVIPGGREWDSHDSRELIEEAVRNDRAAR; encoded by the coding sequence ATGAAAAGTGATCACAGTAAACTCCCTTTATGGGTACTTATTGCGCTGATTGTGGGTATGTTGTTGCTGTTTTTCTGGCCCGAAAAAGAGCCTGAAAATTCTGACCACCTTCTTGGTCAGACCATAAATGACCTTCCGTTGATGGATCTGCAGGGTGGTGCGGTGAGTTACTCCCCGGTTGAAGGTAAGGTAACGGTGCTTAATTTGTGGGCTACATGGTGTCCGCCTTGTCGGGAAGAGATGCCCAGTCTGCAACGTCTGGCGGACGACTTGCCTGATGACCAGTACCAGCTTGTTGGTATTGCCATGGATCATGACGATCACCTGGTGAGGGAGTTTCTTGCAGAGCGTAATGTGGTTTTCTCAAATCTTCTTGATGCAACGGAAGATGTTATCACTCAAACACTCTCTGTTCAGGGCTTGCCCTCTACCTTAATAATTAATGAGCAGGGGCGTGTGATTGCAGTTATTCCGGGGGGGCGTGAGTGGGATAGTCATGACTCACGTGAGCTGATAGAAGAGGCTGTGCGTAATGACAGGGCGGCGCGGTAA